TCGCGCAGGTGAGCCGCTTCGTCACCGCGGGTTCGCGCCAGACCGGCCTGGTCGCGATGGCCGACATGCGCTCGGACGCCGACGCGAGCCTGCCGTTGCTGCTGGCGCCGCGCCGCAGCGCGGTGCTCGACGATGCGCCGACGCTGCGCTGGCGCACCGTGATCGGAGCGAAGGGCTACCGCGTGCGCGTCACGACCGCGAGCGGCGCCGAGGTCTGGACGCGCGAGGTGGCGGCCACCGACGGGGCCGAGCAGGCGCTCGCCTACCCAGGCGACGCCCCACGACTCGTGGCCGCGACCGAGCACGGCTGGGAGGTCGAGGCGTTCGACGCCAAGGGCACGCTGCGCCGCGAGAGCACCACCCTGCGGGTACTCGGCTCCGAGGCGCGCGGCAGCGTGCGCACGAACCTCGCGCGCATCACCGAGAGTGCGGGCGGCGAGCGTTCGCCGGCGGCGCGGTTCCTGGCCGGCTCCTACCTGTCGGGGCTCGGCCTCTATGAAGAGGCGACGCTGCAGTTCCGGGCGCTCGCGGCGCTCGATCCCGCTTCGCCGGCACCTCACGAGGCGCTCGGCAATCTGTATCTGAGCGTTGGACTGACCGACCGGGCCGCGGCGGAGTTCCAGCACGCGCTGGCGCTCCAGCGAGACGCCCGCTAGCCGGGGCCCACCGCCCGCGCATCATGGAGCGCATCTCCCACTACGAGATCGTGCGTCGCCTCGGCCAGGGCGGCATGGGCGAAGTGTTCGAGGCCACCGACCTCGATCTCGGCCGCCGCGTCGCGCTCAAGTTCGTCGTCGACCGGCTCGCGCACCAGCCGAACGACCTGAAGCGATTCGAGCGCGAAGCACGAGTGGCCGGCTCGCTCCATCACCCGCACATCGCGACGCTGTTCTCGTTCGACCGCAGCACCGAGCGTCCCTTCATCGTGATGGAGCTGCTGGCCGGCCGCACGCTGCGAGAGGTCGTCATGCTGGGGCCGATGCCGGTCGCGGAAGCACTCGGGATCGCGCGCGATGTCGCCGGGGCGCTCGCCTATGCGCATCGCCAGCGCGTGGTCCATCGCGACATCAAGCCCGAGAACCTGATGTTCGACGCCGAGGGCACCATCAAGGTCACGGACTTCGGGCTCGCGAAGATCGCCGAGGTCTCGCGCATCACGACGACCGGCGCCACGCTCGGCACCGCCTCGTACATGTCGCCCGAGTCGGTGCGTGCCGCCCAGAACTTCGAGACCGAGGAAGTCTTCGGCGACGGTGCGCCGG
This Candidatus Eisenbacteria bacterium DNA region includes the following protein-coding sequences:
- a CDS encoding serine/threonine protein kinase; amino-acid sequence: MERISHYEIVRRLGQGGMGEVFEATDLDLGRRVALKFVVDRLAHQPNDLKRFEREARVAGSLHHPHIATLFSFDRSTERPFIVMELLAGRTLREVVMLGPMPVAEALGIARDVAGALAYAHRQRVVHRDIKPENLMFDAEGTIKVTDFGLAKIAEVSRITTTGATLGTASYMSPESVRAAQNFETEEVFGDGAPADVFALGVTLYEMLTGSLPFRGSNALATLYAIANDPPRPLRDLRPEIAGEVDALVDRLLLKDPSRRPTAAEVAIELATLTGVAPSPAWSVASERARLPDSLATSG